GACACACTAGTGGCAAGTGTCTTCCAGTGGCGGCGACGGGAGTTTTCTCTCAAGAGGGGGCTGTTTGTTAATGCACCAAAATCATaatacgcatacgccatgtagTCCTacttttttgtgtattttgtcTACTTTTCAAATGGCAAAAGCTAACTCATTGTGTATAGTAATTTTTATTGCGTTTAGTCGATACTGTTTGGTTTTGTGGCAAGGAATTTTGAAAGTTGCAATCTAAAAATAGCATACCTTTAGGGGTTCTTCGCTTCCAATCAAACAACCGAAACTTTTTCACACCAACCACCAACACACCGCCCCCCTCCAGCCCCCTCGCAAAAGACAAAGTTAACTGTCGCCGCCGCTGGGTGGACTAAACGACTCTCCGCCCACAAGTGCGACAGAGCGgcggagagagagagagcggcaGGGCGGGAGAGGGAGTGGGAGAAAGCGGGAGAGAGCGACTGGGCGACCGAGCGACAAACCGACCGACAGCCGAGCGGAGAGTAAGAAGAAGCACGCTATATACACGGTGCCGAGCAACAAATTGAGTCAGTATCGCACAAACAACACTAACGGAAACATCAACGTGAAAGCGAGACGGACGCCCTCCGTCCCGTTATATGCtgtgtctgtctgtctgtgtgtTGAGAGTTCTACGTCGCGCACtccaaaaaaatacaaaacagcaaaagaaaaaaacacaaaactttaacactcacacacactggcacacacacacacatacacgagCATACAGTAAGCTTCAGGTGctagaacaacaacagccaacGAAAACGAGACAAACGTTCAGATCTCAAAAACAGTAAGATGAAGCAAAGGAAAGACAGTGAGATCTTGAAGCAAAAGGAGCAAAAGGGAAGAGAAAAATGGGCTTAGTTTTGAGAGAGGAAACAGAGAGATGATAAGAAGGTCTTTCTTcatatttaacacaaaataaaGAGATCCAAGAAAAATAATGCACTTTAAGCTGAGAATCCGAAGAAGTCCAGCATGCGAAAAGAATAAAGCTTAAAACGCCGATCGTGTAGACAGTTCCAAATAGCAAAAGAGAGCGAGTGCCGGAAAGAGAGTAGGAGAGCAGGATCGCTGTCAATCAGCGGCGGCTTAAGCCGTTACTTTCAGATTAAGTGGTGGTGGGTACGAATCGCCCGAGGGCAGTGTGAAAAGTTTCAAAGCTGGCTACTTAAGCTGAAAAAGTTTGCAGCGGCCACGTTTCGACAAAAAAgtcaggagcagcagcagcatagACAAGGCACAGATGCATCCAACGAaaattcataaaatataaaaaacacgCAAAGTAGTTCAAATTCGACAAGCAGTGGAGTTGAATGCTCTCCGTTCGTCGCCGTTGTCTCGTGGGTGTCGTACACACATAAAATTAcatgtatacatatacatatgtagatgCCAGCCCATCTATATATAAACAATATGCATATCTATTTTTTTCTTGTTATTCTATagttaatatatatagttaaacaaaataaaaatatcaaataaaaaacaagtgCAAGCAAAGAGAAAAGCGCCCAATGCGGCCAATGGAAATGCCAAAGAAAATGCAGCAGCTACAAATTCGacaacaaatgcaaatgcgacagcaacagcagaagaagcagcagcagcagcaacaacatcaactGCAATTTCCCAACACATAAGTCCACCGTATTTTCCGTCTTTGTCGCGcgcgctcacacacacacacacatacatacacggAGACACATGCATGTGCATAAATGGCAATATGGacgaacagcagcagcatttgcGTTGTATACCAACACAGTGACACGCGCGTGCCAAATATTGCCGATTTTATCAcacgaacaacaacaacagcaacagcaacaccagcgGGACCAGCTATTAACTAAAGGAGCCattacaacaacaataacaagatccagcaaagcaacaacaacaacaacaacgggaGCAACGAACATTGCTGGAAGGCGTCGCAAAATATCAAAGTGGGTAccactacaacaacaacaaagatAGTGTATTATGCTtactaacacacacacacacaccaccgCACCCACTAGCACCCCttctgcacacacacacgcaaccGAAACGCTTGGCATACCGACACGAACGATAATAACTGTAACTGCAAAGTGCAAGTAGCGGTAGAAAAGGACAAAGGACAATGTACAAAGGGaggagaagcagcagcagcactggGAAGAAGCGAACGGAGCGAGAGGGAATGCTAAATGAGTTATGCGTGCACATTCCTCAACTCACAGCTGCAGTTGGCcactcacgcacacaggcacacacacgcacacacatgcacacatggACTGAAAGAAAACTTCAGTCGAAACTTGCAATTAACCAACAACTTAACTGCGTTCGCAAGAAGCGCAGAAAAGaagtgaaacaaaagtcaaggaCACTTGTAAATAGATAAAAGGTTGAAAAGTCTCAGTTAGCTGGCatagatacatagatagaAAGTTAAGCTAATGCAATTCATTAAACTAAGAACTTCAATGCAAGTAATTAGAAACGTTTTGAAAGGAAAAAGAGAAAGTTGCTGACTAAATTAGAGGGATTAaaagtatgtatgtacatacatatgtatgtatttatgtatgtatctaGTGTGGCAAATCATAGAAGAAGGGGTTTGTAACTTGTTTTAAACTCATTTTAGTAGACTCTGCAAGTATCAACTGCAAGTAATTCgcaaaattaaattactcCAGCCCAACCACTAATTTAAAACTTAGTAAGTCCAAAGATCCTGAAGGGTTTCCAAAATTGCCCATAACAAACTTTAAAGTGCCCGCAAACTCATAAATAAATCACAAATCCACGCTGCCATGTTAAATATTCCCAAAAATTGCCCGAATCGCAGAGACGTACCGAAAGTTTGGCTCATAAAATTAGGCCAACTTGGCATACCGACAAGGGCTCGAATAGATTTTCGGTGGTTCGTGCACCACCCCCTCCCCCTAAAAaggctatttttttttttttttttactccGAACGGGAGACGGAATACTTGACATTTTTGCTCGCCGTGCAGTATATGCAGATTAGGCCAAGTTGGCTGAGCAACCGCAAGCCGCAACGAACAGGAGCTTTCGAGTGCTGTGCAATCAGAGGAAGGACCTTAAGGAAGGAGCCCAGCAGGACCTCCGGTTGCGGATCCAAAGTAGAAGAGCTCCCGACACAGCACGATTGCCAGTGTAGCTGCCCTTCTTGCGGTCATGCAAATGCATAAAAGGACTCACGCCTTGGTCCTGGGAAAAAGGGAATACGAGATTTTCCAGTAAAACAATGACCTGACCCCATCATCGCCGCACTTTTCCGCACCTACCCCTCCCCCCGCTCCCTCTCACACTCATGGACATGCAAAATTCATGAAGTACCAAATTGAGTTTGCGGTCGAACCCAAAAAcataactaaaaataaataattgagtGCAAAAGGGGCAACTTTAAGAGCCTTCTTGGGCAACGAAACTTTTTGCGTTGAAGTTACAATGGCAAAtcgaaaattcaattaaaagctACTTTGATTAGAATATTGAAAGGTAAATTACATAAGTGATAATAAAACTATTCAAATTAAAGGATAATTACACACGTTACAGTTGGCTAAGCAAGTGCTTGTTAAATCAACACGAATCTTTGATCTAAGAAATATGTTCATCGTTAACGAGCTCTTTTACAGCCTAAAAGGCACTAAAGATTTCGAAATTTCAGCATGGAAATCATTGTCAATTACCCATTGCTAGGCACGAAAATCCCAATTAGACATTCCTTGTTTTTATTGTAAATAACGAAGATCGTAAACCCTGAtgtacacgcacacacacactgcgaGTTTAGCATCCATctattgtaaataaaatgtCAATTGTGTTTATTCCCCAACCTATTATCCAAAAATACATCAAATAAACTTGtttgaaaataaaacacaaccaaattttacacattttcactgaaatttcctttttgtttgccGTTTTGCTCTGGtttcttttaaatatatacatttttttttatttgcaactCATTTCGCCTGGATGTCGCCGCTTTCGCTTTCTATAAACGCTGCCAGATATCCCAGATAtactatacatacatatacatacatacgtacatacatacgtacatccCAATGCACTTGTGTGCTTGCCTTTCTTCATTtagtgtttttgttttttgggaGCGATCGTGTTGTTGAATGTGAAATATGCCTGAGATGCAAGAATTTGCCATAAATAGATCCCAGATCTCTAGATGCCAATCGCAGTTCCCAGTATTTTCTCTCGCCATGAACTCCAATCCCCCTGGGGTGCAAATCTTAAGTAGTCTAAATGGATAATGACATCCAGCATCCCAGTCGAATCTTGatttatttcaaataatttcaaaagaTGATAGCATTTCGCTGCAAAGTCGCCTGTCGAATGGTTAATGACCAGAAAAGCGGGCAAAGTGAGCGTAATTAATGGAAACTGTAATCAATCATGCGCTCCAATTAACCAGACCCATCCCGTCCAATATTCTTGATATTCCTCGTCGGTTGTGGGACTGCGGAGGTGGATATTACTATACTATATAGCCAGCACCCCGCAACCCGCAGCCCGCAACTGAATGCTAATGGGAGGCcccattttccacattttccgcCCCGTAATGACACCAAGCGGTCCTGGTGTACATTTCAAAACTCATTACGATTCACTCACTCGACGTCAGCGAGGGtgtatgtgtacatatatatatatttatatatatatatatagatatagccGACGAGTCATCATCTCTGATTTCTTAATTTCTTTCGCCTTTCAATGAGCTCCATATTGCCgcattttgcttttgtttctcACAAGTTACTTGGCCTTCTTCGAACCACTCAAAAAgttaattattaataaattaagtataaattaaactaaatacatttttttttttgataccTTTAATTAGATAGCTGTAAGTTTTTCCGATTGCGTCTAACTTATCGGCCAAAACACGCCTAAATATTGGCATTAATTTTGCTAATACATCGATGATAAAATGGCCAATGGGGAAAAGCGCACACACATCGTTATCTCGTTAGCGATAATTAATTTGGTcagaagcaaaaaaaaagcactTTGGCCAACTTCAGTCGCCTTTTCACCATTCACCATAACCACTTGAGTTCCATGAATATCGAGCATTTTGTTTGGCGGGCAGTTTCTCGGGTACTCTCTAATGAATCCCCACCGAAGGAAAATTCAATACTGCTCAAGATACTGCTATTCATGAAAAAATCGCGCCCAAGAAAGCTGGCGTCTTTTATTCATATCGATAATTGTTTGAACGATTTTGGTGCATACCAAAAATGAATTCATCGATTGCCAGCGGCCTTTCCTTTCTCGcttttacattttttgcttctttttttttttgcgcttcATTTACTTGCGGTTCCTGGGGGGCGGTAGCCAGATGGGGGGCGTGTCGGAGGAGAGGAGAGGAGCCCAGAGGACCCTCATAACCTTTCACCTCGATGGGGCGGCATGGGATGTTGGTGTGGCCACAGTGGGCGGGTGAGTATTTCACATTTGCTGATTTTTGACGCGTCCATTTTCCGTTGATTGATTTTGCTTGTGCACTGGAAAAATGCGTCTATATAGAACCATATTCTAAATAAAGCTAAGTTCTTTAGAGTATTTAGGCCCAAAACTAACCATTTATATGATTATACTTAATTAcaaaacaatataataaaatcttACCAATATTCAATTCTTATTCATTTATTCATTCGTTTATTAGTTATTTAAACTTTTGTTTGCCGTGTGTGCTTTAAGGCATACGAtctatgtatgtgtgtgcatgtgtgtgcgttgcGGTTGCATCTacttaaaaatacatttatttttgcgGCTTACAATGCGCGAGGAGACATGGAAATTgatcaaatatttatacagTTTGCATAGTCAATTTACATAAGTCCATCAGCAGTCCAGCTGTCCGTGTGCAGCTGTGTGAGTGTTTTGTGGGTTCCCCTGTGTTTGTTAACCGCACCACCCACTGCCCAACTTTCCCTAACCTctgtgctgtgtgtgtgtgtgtgtgtctagCCTTGTCCTGTCTCATCAATGTCAAAGCAATGAACCCGAATATCCATATTGCCAACGCTTCGCTTATTCAATTTCCCCGTCTGTCTATCCAAGTGAATTTCCCGCCCCAGCCCCAAACACACAATTTCCCACCATTTTCCCCCCCTTTTCCCTCTGGCTAATACCCTTTTCAAAAGCCTGGCAGCTTAAAGAGGGCCCCTGGTGAGTTGCGGGGAGTGTGGGGGGCGGTCTTAGGGTATTAACAGCTTCGACTTGGCGGCGAGGAAAAGAgcgtttttgttgtttgcccaACAATGTTAATGTGTCTATATAAGCGTGTACACAAAAGGCACACAGTTGCGGACAGGATAATAGCAGTGCAAATTAACCTTTGTCGTGTGTCCACAAATACAACTTGAATTTCTAACGAAACAATTGGCTACTTTGGTTTTGCACTTACACTTGGCTTTCAGTTCgtttgcaataaaaaaaatgaaaaaatgaaTGAACCCTTATGATTTGCAGCTATTTTAAGCCCATTAAATTGGTCTAGAATCACTTTCAATTGTGtctgaaagtatgcaacaataTATTTCGTATGTAGTTGAAAGGTCAAGACAGCAGTTCTACTTAGCTAGTCACTTTTCGCGCCTTAGCACTTTTCCCGGGACTGTACCTGCGCATATGTTAAGTATGTACGCACTCAATTAGAagggaaaatgtggaaaatggTTGAATCGCTTATGACTCAGCATAGTGCCGCAGTACCGCCCACCACCAATTTCGAATCCACTCCGCAGACCGCCCGCATTTGGCCATTAAAAATGTACAGGCATGTGTAATTGTTTTACACACAAGATGGCCAAGATATTGAGCTCGGTCCGCACGGCGGGTGCGGGGGGATGTGTGTTTGATGtctatatggtatatatagtatatatggtatatggtaATGGTATATGGTATGCATGAGTACAAGTATATGGATTGTAGATGTGGGTACAACGCTGGCATCCAACTTGACAGGTGCCGACAACTTTCGGATAGCGATGTCAATTTCTTGTCAAAACAATTTCTTTGCATTCCCGGCTCACTTTCGGATTCGCACCACGTTGGGATTTACGCAAAAACTCCAACCCACTACTGCTATATGGCCTAAATATAGCGGTACGCCTGACACACGATTGTAAGTAGGGTTTTCCCGTCGCCGTTGATGGATTCATTAACTTGGCTCGGTTCGGCTTGGCTCGGCttgctttttttatttttattttatttctttgcGCTGCTGTCCATCATCTATTGTGAGTTTGCCTGTTCTGTTCTTTGGACACTTTGTGATGGACTTTTGGCCCGGGGGGCCGGGATAAGTTAGACCCATATCGAAAATGTCGGGATTCGCAACTGCTTTTTCGGCGTAGTCCGTCAAGTAGATTGTGTTGTCAGGCTTGCCAACGCTGGAGGAGTTGGAGCTAGCTCTGGGCAAGTGTTTCAATCAATTCAAGTCGGCACAAAGTCTACGACTGCAGCTAAAGTGGCTTAACATCAGTAGAGTGGCAAGCGTTTGGGGACACCTAGGGTTGCCTAGTGTATTTGGTAAGCATAGTAGTGTTGTGCTTAAGTCTTAAATGTCGTGCAACATTTTGCCCACATTCAAGTGCAGCAACTGCAAAACATTTGACCGTGCCAAAACTGTCAAAAGTCAAAGTTGGAAGCCAAACTGAGATTAGAAGCCAGTTTTAGGGACGGCAAGCGTTGAGATTTCCAGTGAAAGCTATCAGGGGGGTCCGGTTTTGTAATCGCAATCCCAGGGTTTCCGTGCAATTAGAGGGTGACCCCTCAACTTTGGCCAGCCCGTGGCATCCTttctattatatttttttttttacccatATTTTTCACTCGTTTTCGTTCctcgaaaaaaaagaaatgtgaACACAGAGCTTTTGACGAATGCAACGAGgtcgtcgttgttgttgaGGTGAgctgtttttcgtttttttgtttttggttttcgggAAGGGGGGTGGGGGGCTTGTGGGGAGCTCAGGGGGGCATAATGTTTTGTGTGGGACTCCTGGCACAGGATAAAACAGGGCCAAGTTAACGATTTTcctgcctttttttttattttgtgtgccctgcaaatgaaatttatgtaGAGGGTCCTGGCTCCTGTGCCGGCATTAAAAAGCCAAAGGACTCAGGCACTCGACCACTCGGCACTCTGCCTCTGATTTTGAGTTGTGCAATAAATTTTTATCTGTACATGCGAACGTCGGCTCGTCCTGGTTACCAGTCCACTAGTCCACCAGTCCGCCAGTCAGGAGCTGGACGTGAATGCGAATCCTGCGGATTGAAGGGTTTCCAGACCAGCCCAACCCAGTCCAGCCCGTTGGCCATTAAACAACGCTGTCAGGTCTCAATGGCCACAGCCTGAAACCAGAAAACCTGAAGCGGCCATTACACAATAGGATTCTTCTGGCCGTGTCGCCTCAACTTATTTGTATTGGCCTCGTTTCAGTGCTGTCGCGTCTTTGGTTATCGAGCAAAGGGGAGTCGATACGAAACGGATACGAAATGTATCTTAATTATCTACCAATGATATATATTCGATATTTGAAATGCCAATCTTCGCAGACGTAACCCGCTATCGCTGCGAGTTGATAAAGCCAACAATTGGCACTCAATTACTGCGTAACCAGCATTTCCACTCCGCTGAAAGCCGAACAATTGATGATTGAATAAAAGCCGAAGCGACAGCACTAGCTACTCGATGGTAGTTCGAAGTCCTGGGCTCCTGTGCCtgggtccttggtccttggtccttggtcctttCGGCTTTATTGTTATTGGCCAAGCTGCGTTGCTGGCCATGTTTTAACGCTGAGTGCCGCATGACATCTGGGTCACCTGGGGCTACCCGAGACCGGCACACACTGGAGCACGGTGCTCCATGGACTCGTTCAACTTATGCCTGATGCCCATGCGGAGCCGAGGTGCTTCCTCTGACCATCGACGAGGACATTCACACGTGGCCATCGTGTgcccgtgtgtgtgtgtcctttTGACATCGGTGCCATTGGATTTACGGGGCGTACGACGTACAGTGCGTCCCCCGGCTGTAAGGCGATTGATGGCTTAATGCCCCGTGTTGTGGTGTTGTAATACGGTTACTCCCACCTTGGATTACCGTGATTTGTTATGCTAAGCAATCGAATTTGATTGGCTATTGAACAAGGGAAAAGTAAATTATCAATTTAAGTAGATAAAGGCAAGTTATTGATTGAATAAGGGCCACGAATGTTAGCTAGTATTGGCCACTTATGTACGCGCTACAATTCTAACTTTAACAACTGCCACAAGTTGAAATGAAATCATGATTCATAATTAACTTATAAACGGCACATGATTTGTTGCTAGCTTCTTGAGCTAGTTGCTGTTAGTCTGCCGAAATCAGTGTtcaatttacaaatatttatgagGCGATTATCGCCGGGCAATCTGAATGAATTACACAGCTGAGCCGCACTGTACGTGCCAGTGTGCGATAAAGCAATCATTTTAATGGTGCGATTAAAATTTCATCAGTTCTACTCATCGAACGAAATCGAATTAAAGCGCGGCGCATCGAAAGACGAGATGTTTATCAATTATTCCAGATTCATCAATGAGTTTTTCGGCTGACTCAGTCTTGTTGGGTTTTCCCAACATCTCTCTCCAATCATTGACTGACTaaccgactgactgactgacaaaTCAATCAATAGCCAGCCAATAGCCGTACAATGTATTTATAGAAAATCCCATCAAGGGAAACCCATAAACAATTGAATTCATTTGCGGCCccaaattgccattgcatttTCCGTCGAGCGAATGAAAATTTTAACCCAATTTGAGGCAAGAAACACCAACCCAACCCCCTGCCCCCTTCGCATCCCCGCTCTTATTTTTAGACAGTGGCGTGCGAGAGTGTTGTAAAACGTACTTCCTATTGCACTAAAAATTATGAACGCGCCACTTAGTATatgaatacaaatatttttaatagatCATTGTTACCAGCGATCCTTGGTGTGTCGCCCCCCCTGCGAACCCCATCGCACGCCACTGTCTTCCgcagtatctgtatctatggCATTCCGCCTGGCACGGACTCCTCGGATATGGTCTATGGTCTATGGGCTACTGGGCCCCCAACTATTATTAGCGGCACGCTCGACATGCAAACGTATAATGGATTCGAATATAtatgatgtgtgtgtgtggtgtgtgtgtgtgtgtggtgtgtgccTGCACATGTGGGCCATACAATGTCGGCAATATATATAGGATATAGAcgaatgtacatacatatatgtagcAGTCATCCAGCTGAATTCATTGCTCTGCAGGTGTTCACATTTTCACATTCTTCGTCCAGCTACCCGAAATGTCCTTTTGTCCTATTCCAGCGGTGGCCGGAAAAgagcactgcgagaaaatgcGGGCGATTGCTGAAGTATTTCAAATTATTAACAGCACTTGTGCTCTTTTAATGAGCACTTATTAATGgataattgaatattttgtttttattgatattattttttttattattaaataatttgttacTTTGTTACTTTGCTTTTTCTTTAAGTGCAGCACTTGCATAATTTACAATGCTGTTTCGTTCGTATTTATAGTTGAATTATTGATATTCATTTGTTACGTTTTTGAGATTTGTTTCGAACATTTCGTTTGCTTTTTCGAAGGTTTTTCCTTGGCCCTTCTCTTTGCCTTTTCCGCATATGTGACTAGCGGTCAACGAGCTTTGCCACATTTCCCGCATTTCCCGCTTTTCACTTGGCCAAGTGTGTGTGCGCTGGCTTTGAAGCTTTTGTGGCTTATCAGTTCTTTGTCAACGAGGTACAACTTCTGGCAAATAGTTTTCCCGAAAAGCTCGGCCACAGCTTTCGAACCCgtctttcatttcattttccattctccattttccatttgccattttccttATGGGTTCTTAAGCCGCTCCTTTGTCTTTCTTGTGCATTCAATGCACGTGCCCCCGATTCTTGCGATTTGCTTTCGACTTTCTGACTTTCTGCTTTTCTACCTTGGCTTTAACTTTCTTGAAGATAAGTTGGTTGTTTAATATCCAGAATGGTTTTTCCTTCGCTTAATGCTACTTACTTAAAAAACGCTGCATTGGCGGATTCTCAGAAAATGGAAATAGGAGCATTGGGCCAAAATGCGGTTTTTTAGCGGTTTTTGCTTCTATCTTGGTCAAATTAAGTCTCTATAAGCCCGAATAATACCATTTGAAAGCttttacaatttaatttttatttttatgacattccatatttggagCATTATGTCCGGAGTTTTGGCCTAAAATCATACATCGTGTTATTTTTAGGGGGTGGtcacataaaatatataaatataaagatatatatgCTGATTAATATTATCGTTGAGCTTGCGGGTCAAAGGTTAGAAAGAAAGAGACAGCAGAAAGAGGCAGGATCGATCGATGTAGAGAGAGACGGAGCGAGGGCGCTTAGCTGTGTGCGAGCGAGCGGGAACGAGAAGTTGTCGAGATTTTGGCATTACAATTAAGTGATTAGGTGAACGGTCGACGCTTTAGGAGATGGGGCACTCCATCTCGCCGGGCTTGGGTACATAGTTGAGCACAAGGGGCAGCGCCCGGAACAAGTAGGTCATGGTGCCATATCTGCCGCCGGGAGCACTGCAATGAATGGCCAACAATTGGGAGAAGAACTATGGGCATATGTATGTTTTCTGACCACTCACCTGACGTACAAATTTTGGCATATTTTGGCGGCTCCGCCGCATAGAAGTCCGGAGTCGGCGGCCGTCTGCTGCTCCTTGCTGTCCTTGATCTTGGCGCAGCACTGCATTGCAGCGCCCTTCACCTTGCGCTGATCCTCGAGGAACAACTGATTGGCCTTTTGCACCAGATGCTCCACGTAGATGATGCCATCCAGCGAGGGCACCATATGGTGCTCGATGACCAGTGATAGCACCATCAGAGCCTCCACCATTAGCTGCCTGTACtcggcctgcggtattttgacgAGGGCCAGCTTCACATCCTGCCAGAACTTCAATCGCCCCCTCCTCACCTGCGTGAGACTGTGTGGCAGGACAAATTCCCCGATGGCCAGACCTTGGCACTCCTTCAGTATGTTCCATACGCGCAAATTGAAATCGCGGGGCAGACGATTGAGGGCGCCGTCCAGCCGTCGACGGCGCAGCCAGCGATCCATTCTGCCGGTAACGGTGGCTATGAGGACGTCTTCGCTCTTTGGATTACTCTGGCCGATTTGGCTTTTCTTGCTAAGACAGCTGCTCTTGCAGCTCACAATTGACTGATAGGAATAAATAGTAGTTGTGGAGTTGGTTTCGACTTTGACAGCCACGCACTGCTACTGACAGCAAACTCCTTGCCGCCTGGAGATTTTTTATATCGAAGGGCGAGAGGTTAAGTTTAATTTGTATGTTATCATTTTGCTGAGCGATGTACTAATGCACATATATATTCTACTATTCTCATCCCACAGATGTCAATTCAGAAGCTTAACGACACCACCAACTCGGGCTACGTGAGTTCCGAGGAGACGGACTCGCTGCTGGTGAGCAGCTCGAATCCGTCGAAGGGCGGCGGTCGGACGGCTCTGCTGCGCCAGGTGAAGAGTAGCTCCACAAATGGGCCAACAACGGGGGCGTCCACCTCGTCCTCGGGATCGGTATCGGTGACGGTATCGGGCGGCGGTGGATCCGGTTCCGGTGGCGGATCAGCATCGGGCTCAGCAGCCGGGGCTTCCAAGCCAACGCTAATGCGTCAGGATCGAACTTCCACCTATCTGACGAGTCCGCAGCAGTCGCAGCACGCGAGGATGGGCTCCGAGGAGAGCATGCGAGGTGGCACCGCAGCCGGCGGACACGACGAGGATGTGGAACAGGGCCTGGTCCGCAGCAGCATAGTGCCTGATATCGAAGTACACGAAGAGGACCAAGAGCAACACAGCCAGCAGGGAAAAGCAACGACGCTGGCAACGATGACCAAtaaccaacagcaacagcaaccgaCCATATCAATTATGAATTTAAGCCTCAAGCCAGGCGATAGCCACAGCCACAGCTCCAGTCCGGGCAGTCATCCGAATCTGGGCACCTCATCATATCAGAATCTGGCCTCGAGCATACCGCCCAGCGTACCAAGTCGCTGCAGGGC
The Drosophila mauritiana strain mau12 chromosome X, ASM438214v1, whole genome shotgun sequence DNA segment above includes these coding regions:
- the LOC117146703 gene encoding probable phosphorylase b kinase regulatory subunit alpha — its product is MDRWLRRRRLDGALNRLPRDFNLRVWNILKECQGLAIGEFVLPHSLTQVRRGRLKFWQDVKLALVKIPQAEYRQLMVEALMVLSLVIEHHMVPSLDGIIYVEHLVQKANQLFLEDQRKVKGAAMQCCAKIKDSKEQQTAADSGLLCGGAAKICQNLYVSAPGGRYGTMTYLFRALPLVLNYVPKPGEMECPIS